Proteins found in one Deinococcus apachensis DSM 19763 genomic segment:
- the hutU gene encoding urocanate hydratase: protein MTELTAPPVIRAPRGPQRTAKGWIQEAAKRMLMNNLDPEVAENPAELIVYGGRGKAARNWEAYARIVETLDRLENDETLLIQSGKPVAVLRTHEWAPRVLLANSNLVPHWANWEEFDRLDAAGLTMYGQMTAGSWIYIGTQGILQGTYETFAGAANKHFGGTLKGTVTVTAGLGGMGGAQPLAVKLAGGVSLTIEIDPHRIQRRLETRYLDEVADSLEDGIARAEKYKAGGVARSIGVLGNAAELLPQLVEIGYTPDLVTDQTSAHDPMWGYIPVLRPDEDADTLRAEQPGVYRQRAYAGMAAHVRAILELQRRGAVAFDYGNNLRHRAREAGVENAFDYPGFVPAFIRDSFCEGRGPFRWVALSGDPEDIRATDRALLDLFPQDSRLQAWLTYAADQIAFQGLPARICWLGYKERDRAALLFNEMVADGRLKAPVVIGRDHLDAGSVASPYRETEAMADGSDAVSDWPLLNFGVGIASGAAWMSFHHGGGVGLGFSQHAGLVAVADGTPEAAFRLSRCLTNDPGMGVVRHADAGYERALDVARARGLDLPSLGIQDHR from the coding sequence ATGACCGAACTCACCGCCCCGCCCGTGATCCGCGCCCCCCGCGGCCCCCAGCGCACCGCGAAGGGCTGGATTCAGGAGGCCGCCAAACGCATGCTGATGAACAACCTCGACCCCGAGGTGGCCGAGAATCCCGCCGAGCTGATCGTGTACGGCGGGCGCGGCAAGGCGGCGCGGAACTGGGAGGCTTACGCGCGCATCGTGGAGACGCTCGACCGGCTGGAGAACGACGAGACGCTGCTGATCCAGTCGGGCAAACCGGTCGCGGTGCTGCGGACGCACGAGTGGGCGCCGCGGGTGCTCCTCGCCAACTCCAACCTGGTGCCGCACTGGGCCAACTGGGAGGAATTCGACCGCCTGGACGCCGCCGGGCTGACCATGTACGGGCAGATGACGGCCGGGAGCTGGATCTATATCGGCACGCAGGGCATCCTCCAGGGGACGTACGAGACCTTCGCGGGCGCGGCGAACAAGCATTTCGGCGGCACCTTGAAGGGCACGGTCACCGTCACGGCGGGCCTAGGCGGCATGGGCGGCGCGCAGCCCCTCGCGGTGAAGCTGGCGGGCGGGGTGAGCCTCACCATTGAGATCGACCCGCACCGCATCCAGCGCCGCCTGGAGACGCGCTATCTGGACGAGGTGGCGGACAGCCTGGAGGACGGTATCGCCCGTGCAGAAAAGTACAAGGCGGGGGGCGTGGCCCGCTCCATCGGCGTGCTCGGCAACGCCGCCGAACTGCTGCCCCAGCTGGTGGAGATCGGCTACACGCCCGACCTCGTGACGGACCAGACGAGCGCGCACGACCCGATGTGGGGGTATATTCCCGTCCTCAGGCCGGACGAGGACGCGGACACGCTGCGGGCCGAGCAGCCGGGGGTGTACCGCCAGCGGGCCTACGCGGGGATGGCGGCACATGTCCGGGCGATCCTGGAACTCCAGCGCCGGGGAGCGGTCGCCTTCGATTACGGCAATAACCTGCGGCACCGGGCGCGGGAGGCGGGGGTCGAGAACGCCTTCGACTATCCCGGCTTCGTGCCCGCCTTCATCCGCGACTCCTTCTGCGAGGGGCGGGGGCCGTTTCGCTGGGTGGCGCTCTCGGGCGACCCGGAGGACATCCGCGCGACGGACCGGGCGCTGCTCGACCTCTTCCCGCAGGACTCCCGGCTGCAGGCGTGGCTGACGTACGCCGCCGACCAGATCGCCTTCCAGGGCCTCCCGGCGCGCATCTGCTGGCTGGGCTACAAGGAGCGGGACAGGGCTGCCCTGCTCTTCAACGAGATGGTGGCGGACGGGCGGCTGAAGGCCCCGGTCGTGATCGGGCGCGACCACCTCGACGCGGGCAGCGTCGCCAGCCCCTACCGGGAGACGGAGGCTATGGCGGACGGCTCGGACGCGGTCTCGGACTGGCCGCTGCTCAACTTCGGGGTGGGCATCGCCAGCGGCGCGGCGTGGATGAGCTTCCACCACGGGGGCGGCGTGGGCTTGGGCTTCTCGCAGCACGCGGGGCTGGTGGCGGTGGCGGACGGGACGCCGGAGGCGGCGTTCCGTCTCAGCCGCTGCCTGACGAACGACCCGGGCATGGGCGTGGTCCGGCACGCGGACGCGGGGTATGAGCGGGCGCTCGACGTCGCGCGCGCGCGGGGACTGGACCTGCCCAGCCTGGGGATTCAGGACCACCGATGA
- a CDS encoding SDR family oxidoreductase: MIIVTGANGKLGRATVERLLERLPADQIGVSVRDPERARDLQRRGVRVRQGDFNEAAGLAHAFEGASRVLLVSSNTGGEGTVRQHQTAIDAAGAAGAGHIFYTSHAGADLISAFPPARSHAATEVALRDSGLAYTSLRNGYYAQTAVMLVQGALRTGELRAPQDGPINYTAHPDLAEATAIALTDGGEGDTILTLTGPEAMDTAGLAALASELTGRRIRRVVVPDDEFRAGLVAQGVPGPRAALLLGMFVAARQGAFTRVDPTLARLIGRPPTSVREVLKAAISPAG, translated from the coding sequence ATGATCATCGTCACCGGAGCCAACGGCAAACTTGGGCGGGCCACCGTGGAGCGGTTGCTCGAACGGTTGCCCGCCGACCAGATCGGGGTGAGCGTCCGCGACCCTGAAAGGGCGCGGGACCTCCAGCGGAGGGGGGTCCGTGTGCGTCAGGGGGATTTCAACGAAGCCGCGGGCCTCGCCCACGCCTTCGAGGGCGCCTCGCGGGTCCTTCTTGTCTCGTCCAACACGGGCGGCGAGGGGACAGTTCGCCAGCACCAGACGGCGATTGACGCGGCCGGGGCGGCGGGGGCTGGGCACATCTTCTATACCAGCCACGCCGGGGCCGACCTGATCTCGGCCTTTCCCCCCGCGCGCAGCCACGCCGCGACCGAAGTCGCGCTGCGGGACTCGGGCCTGGCCTACACCTCGCTGCGGAACGGCTACTACGCGCAGACAGCGGTCATGCTCGTCCAGGGCGCCCTGCGGACGGGCGAGCTGAGGGCTCCGCAGGACGGGCCGATCAACTACACCGCGCACCCCGACCTCGCTGAGGCGACGGCCATTGCCCTGACTGACGGGGGCGAGGGCGACACCATCCTCACCCTCACGGGACCGGAGGCGATGGACACGGCGGGGCTCGCGGCCCTCGCCTCGGAGCTGACGGGCCGCCGGATTCGCCGGGTCGTCGTCCCCGACGATGAGTTCCGCGCTGGCCTGGTCGCCCAGGGGGTCCCCGGACCCCGGGCCGCCCTGCTCCTGGGCATGTTCGTCGCTGCCCGCCAGGGCGCGTTCACCCGCGTCGACCCGACGCTCGCCCGCCTGATCGGCCGCCCGCCGACGTCCGTGCGGGAAGTTCTGAAAGCGGCGATTTCACCCGCGGGATGA
- a CDS encoding TetR/AcrR family transcriptional regulator: MTSVAPPAPRERILQAALTLLEQGGVEAVSTRAVSAAADVQPPTIYRQFGDMQGLLNAVASAGFGSYLRDKVARSGVGTRDPVEVLREGWDRHVEFGLTHPHLYTLMYGRLRPGEESPAAREAAAMLRALLGRVAEAGRLAVGVDRAAAMIHASAVGVTLTLLGAQERDRGLAERMREATLGAILTPEGGTTGNATQQQAAAHAVALIALLPGLAAPFSEAERQLLLEWLGRLT; this comes from the coding sequence GTGACGTCGGTCGCTCCTCCAGCTCCCCGGGAACGTATCCTCCAGGCCGCCCTGACCCTGCTCGAACAGGGGGGCGTGGAGGCCGTGTCCACCCGTGCAGTGAGCGCCGCCGCCGATGTCCAGCCACCCACGATCTACCGGCAGTTCGGCGATATGCAGGGGCTCCTGAATGCGGTGGCGAGTGCCGGATTCGGGTCCTACCTTCGGGACAAGGTGGCGCGGTCGGGGGTGGGCACGCGGGACCCAGTGGAGGTGTTGCGCGAGGGCTGGGACCGGCACGTGGAGTTCGGGCTGACCCATCCGCACCTGTACACCTTGATGTACGGTCGACTCCGGCCTGGTGAGGAATCCCCTGCGGCCCGGGAGGCCGCCGCCATGCTGCGGGCCCTGCTGGGGCGGGTGGCGGAGGCCGGGCGGCTGGCGGTGGGCGTGGACCGCGCCGCCGCCATGATCCACGCCTCGGCGGTGGGGGTGACCTTGACCCTGCTGGGCGCTCAGGAACGGGACCGCGGGCTGGCGGAGCGGATGCGCGAGGCGACGCTGGGGGCGATCCTCACACCTGAGGGGGGCACGACCGGCAACGCCACCCAGCAACAGGCGGCGGCCCACGCCGTCGCGTTGATCGCCCTGCTGCCTGGCCTCGCGGCCCCCTTCAGCGAGGCGGAGCGGCAGCTCCTGCTGGAGTGGCTGGGGCGCCTGACGTGA
- a CDS encoding aldo/keto reductase family oxidoreductase — MTDTTRPAGQAGTFLLGDRTVNRMGYGAMQLAGPGVVGPPRDPDAAVAVLREAISLGINHIDTSDFYGPHVTNQIIRQALHPYPDELVIVTKVGARRPADGSWVPAMSRQELTQAVHDNLRNFRLDALDIVNLRMMGEGHGPLEESLVGPLTVLAELREQGLIRHLGLSNVTPAQLAEAQTITEIVCVQNLYNVARREDDAFLGDLARQGIAYVPFFPLGGFSPLQSDTLSSVAQTLGATPMQVALAWLLHRSPNVLVIPGTSSVTHLRENVAAAALALPAEALAQLDTIGVPAPR; from the coding sequence ATGACCGACACGACCAGACCCGCTGGCCAGGCAGGCACATTTCTCCTCGGCGACCGCACCGTGAACCGGATGGGCTACGGGGCCATGCAACTCGCCGGTCCCGGCGTCGTCGGCCCGCCGCGTGACCCGGACGCCGCCGTGGCTGTCCTGCGCGAGGCGATCAGCCTCGGCATCAACCACATCGACACCAGCGACTTTTACGGCCCGCACGTCACGAACCAGATCATCCGGCAGGCCCTGCACCCCTACCCGGACGAGCTCGTCATCGTCACCAAGGTCGGGGCCCGCCGTCCGGCGGACGGGTCCTGGGTGCCCGCCATGTCCCGGCAGGAACTGACCCAGGCTGTGCATGACAACCTCCGAAACTTCCGGCTCGACGCGCTCGATATCGTCAACCTCCGCATGATGGGCGAGGGGCACGGGCCGTTGGAGGAGTCGCTCGTGGGGCCGCTGACGGTCCTGGCCGAACTCCGGGAACAGGGGCTGATCCGCCACCTCGGCCTGAGCAACGTCACGCCCGCGCAACTCGCGGAGGCGCAGACCATCACCGAGATCGTCTGCGTGCAGAACCTGTACAACGTGGCGCGCCGGGAGGACGACGCTTTTCTGGGCGACCTCGCCCGGCAGGGGATCGCCTACGTGCCCTTCTTCCCGCTGGGTGGATTCAGTCCCTTGCAGTCGGATACGCTGTCGAGCGTCGCCCAAACCCTGGGGGCCACGCCCATGCAGGTGGCGCTTGCGTGGCTGCTCCACCGCTCGCCCAACGTGCTGGTGATCCCCGGCACCTCCTCCGTTACGCACCTGCGTGAGAACGTCGCGGCCGCCGCCCTCGCCCTGCCCGCGGAGGCGCTAGCCCAGCTCGACACCATCGGCGTGCCCGCCCCCAGGTAG
- the hutI gene encoding imidazolonepropionase, with translation MPETLFTGISRLVTPPPGPQRGAAMRELTMWKDAALLVRDGMVAWVGAAKDAPNAEHTHDLGGAAVVPGLVDPHTHAVWAGDRLADFEARLAGVPYEDLLARGGGIRSTVRATAAASEDELARLAAPRLQALLRSGATTTEVKSGYGLDFAAEGRMLEAVREVGASFPCALVPTLLIHVPPPEEREAYVRGVCEDLIPAVAARGLATAVDVFCEREAFTVAETRTLLTAARARGLGVKLHADQFHALGGVELACGLGALSVDHLEASGEGQIQALAGSNTVATILPGVTLHLGLPAAPARRLVDAGARVAVGTDLNPGSSPLFSTSLALALAVRLNGLTPAEALTAGTVNAAAALGLTDRGALTSGQRADFLALHSADWRDLVYTLGANPVRDVFVGGRLTKENGL, from the coding sequence ATGCCTGAGACGCTGTTCACGGGGATTTCGCGGCTGGTGACGCCCCCCCCGGGTCCCCAGCGCGGCGCGGCGATGCGCGAGCTGACGATGTGGAAGGACGCGGCGCTGCTGGTGCGGGATGGGATGGTTGCCTGGGTGGGCGCCGCGAAGGACGCCCCGAATGCCGAGCACACCCACGACCTCGGCGGCGCGGCGGTGGTGCCCGGCCTGGTGGACCCGCACACCCACGCGGTCTGGGCGGGGGATCGGCTGGCGGACTTCGAGGCGCGCCTCGCGGGGGTGCCCTATGAGGACCTCCTGGCGCGGGGGGGCGGCATCCGCTCGACGGTGCGGGCGACGGCGGCGGCCAGCGAGGATGAACTGGCGAGGCTGGCTGCCCCCCGACTTCAGGCGCTCCTGCGCTCCGGGGCCACGACCACCGAGGTCAAGAGCGGGTACGGGCTGGACTTTGCTGCCGAGGGGCGGATGCTGGAGGCGGTGCGCGAGGTGGGGGCCTCCTTCCCCTGCGCCCTCGTTCCCACGCTGCTCATTCACGTTCCGCCCCCTGAGGAGCGCGAGGCGTACGTGCGCGGCGTCTGCGAGGACCTGATCCCGGCCGTCGCCGCGCGGGGCCTCGCCACCGCCGTGGACGTGTTCTGCGAGCGCGAGGCCTTCACGGTGGCAGAGACACGCACCCTCCTGACGGCGGCGCGGGCACGCGGGCTGGGCGTGAAACTGCACGCCGACCAGTTTCACGCGCTGGGTGGAGTGGAACTCGCCTGCGGGCTGGGGGCGCTGAGCGTGGACCACCTGGAGGCGAGCGGGGAGGGGCAGATTCAGGCTCTCGCTGGATCGAACACGGTGGCGACCATCCTCCCCGGCGTGACGCTGCACCTGGGGCTGCCCGCCGCTCCCGCCCGGCGGCTGGTGGACGCGGGCGCCCGTGTGGCGGTCGGCACCGACCTCAATCCGGGGAGTTCACCCCTCTTCAGCACCTCGCTCGCCCTGGCGCTCGCGGTGCGGCTGAACGGCCTCACGCCCGCCGAGGCGCTCACGGCGGGCACGGTGAATGCCGCCGCCGCGTTGGGGCTGACGGACCGGGGGGCACTGACCTCGGGGCAGCGGGCCGACTTCCTGGCGCTGCACTCGGCCGACTGGCGCGACCTGGTCTACACGCTGGGGGCGAACCCCGTCCGCGACGTGTTCGTGGGCGGTCGTCTCACCAAGGAGAATGGACTGTGA
- a CDS encoding arginase family protein, whose translation MSLPSHLPYGGVASFARAPVVEPGGEWRADVAVLGIPFDLALGFRPGARYAPRALREASLRYVPPLTDLSGRTRLAGVTFADAGDVVLPSLEPELARERITEAGGQVRSRCRLPVFLGGDHSVTYPLLRAFHDVPDLHVVQLDAHLDFTDVRNDTRYSNSSPFRRAVEDLPNLVHITTLGLRGLRFDPEAVTAAGARGHTLVPMEEVEDLFQDVIQALPAGRPIYLSVDADALDPAVLPGTSSPEPDGFTYGLAIRVIREVVRRHRLIGIDLVELAPNLDPTGRSALIAARLILETLGEALDA comes from the coding sequence ATGAGCCTGCCCTCCCACCTCCCGTACGGCGGCGTCGCCTCCTTCGCCCGGGCACCCGTCGTCGAGCCGGGCGGGGAATGGCGGGCCGACGTGGCGGTGCTGGGGATTCCCTTCGACCTCGCGCTGGGGTTCCGGCCCGGGGCCAGGTACGCGCCGCGGGCGCTGCGGGAGGCCAGCCTGCGCTACGTCCCGCCCCTCACCGACCTCTCGGGCCGGACCCGGCTGGCGGGCGTGACCTTCGCCGACGCGGGGGACGTGGTGCTGCCCAGCCTGGAGCCCGAACTCGCCCGGGAGCGCATCACGGAGGCGGGGGGGCAGGTCCGGTCGCGCTGCCGCCTCCCCGTCTTTCTGGGCGGGGACCACAGCGTCACGTACCCGCTGCTGCGCGCCTTTCACGACGTGCCCGACCTGCATGTCGTCCAGCTCGACGCGCACCTCGACTTCACGGACGTTCGGAACGACACACGGTACAGCAACTCCAGCCCCTTCCGGCGGGCGGTGGAGGACTTGCCGAACCTCGTCCATATCACCACGCTGGGGCTGCGCGGGCTGCGCTTCGACCCGGAGGCGGTGACGGCGGCGGGGGCACGCGGGCACACGCTCGTGCCGATGGAGGAGGTGGAGGACCTCTTTCAGGACGTGATTCAGGCCCTGCCCGCCGGACGCCCGATCTACCTCAGCGTGGACGCGGACGCCCTCGACCCCGCCGTGCTGCCGGGGACGAGCAGCCCCGAGCCGGACGGCTTCACGTACGGCCTGGCGATAAGGGTGATCCGCGAGGTCGTGCGGCGGCACCGGCTGATCGGCATAGACCTCGTCGAGCTCGCCCCCAACCTCGACCCCACCGGCCGCAGCGCCCTGATCGCGGCGCGGCTGATCCTGGAGACGCTGGGTGAGGCGCTGGATGCCTGA
- the hutH gene encoding histidine ammonia-lyase has translation MILDRQLTLEDFIGVVRGGEQVTLSAAARERIGRARAVIERIVDGPDAVYGVNTGFGKFATVRIAREDLRQLQHNLIVSHAVGVGEPLPTEVVRGMLLLRAQSLALGHSGVRPEVVDLLLALLNAGACPVVPAQGSVGASGDLAPLAHLALGLIGLGEIAYQGEVRPAADVLAELGLTPLALEAKEGLALINGTQLMGSLLALALHDARTLLGTANLAAAMTVEALSGSHRPFSEGVVRLRPHPGALEVAADLREFLRNSAIAPAHANCGRVQDAYSLRAVPQVHGATLDALTQAGRVLEVEFASVTDNPLIFPDRAHPAGGEVISGGNFHGQPLALTADALKVAVAELASISERRIEQLLNPALSGLPGFLTPEGGLSSGLMIAQYTAAALVSENKVLAHPASVDSIPTSANQEDHVSMGAHGARQLRQIVEHARTVLGIELLCAAQALDFQPLAAGRGVRAAHERIRREVAPLGGDRYYRPDLLRLRELVTGGDLLRAAREA, from the coding sequence GTGATTCTGGACCGGCAACTGACGCTCGAAGATTTCATCGGGGTGGTGCGCGGCGGCGAGCAAGTCACTCTCTCCGCCGCTGCTCGGGAACGCATTGGGCGGGCACGGGCCGTCATCGAGCGCATCGTGGACGGCCCAGACGCCGTGTATGGCGTCAACACCGGCTTCGGCAAGTTCGCCACCGTGCGGATCGCGCGGGAGGACCTGCGGCAGCTTCAGCACAACCTGATCGTGTCCCATGCCGTCGGAGTGGGCGAGCCCCTGCCCACCGAGGTCGTGCGCGGCATGCTGCTGCTGCGGGCACAGTCGCTCGCGCTGGGGCACTCGGGGGTGCGGCCGGAGGTCGTGGACCTACTGCTCGCGCTGCTGAACGCGGGGGCCTGCCCGGTCGTGCCCGCGCAGGGGAGCGTGGGGGCGTCTGGGGACCTCGCGCCACTGGCGCACCTCGCGCTGGGGCTGATCGGGCTGGGGGAGATCGCCTACCAGGGCGAGGTGAGGCCCGCCGCCGACGTGCTCGCCGAGCTGGGCCTGACGCCCCTCGCGCTGGAGGCGAAGGAGGGGCTGGCGCTCATCAACGGGACGCAACTGATGGGCAGCCTGCTCGCGCTCGCGCTGCACGACGCCCGCACGCTGCTGGGCACGGCCAACCTCGCCGCCGCGATGACGGTGGAGGCGCTGTCGGGGAGCCACCGGCCCTTCTCGGAGGGCGTGGTGCGGCTGCGGCCTCATCCCGGGGCGCTGGAGGTCGCGGCCGACCTGCGGGAGTTCCTGCGAAATTCGGCCATCGCCCCGGCGCACGCGAACTGCGGGCGGGTGCAGGACGCCTACAGCCTGCGGGCGGTGCCGCAGGTCCACGGGGCGACGCTGGACGCGCTCACACAGGCCGGGCGCGTGCTGGAGGTCGAGTTCGCCTCGGTGACCGACAACCCGCTCATTTTCCCGGACCGTGCTCATCCGGCGGGGGGCGAGGTGATCTCGGGCGGGAACTTCCACGGGCAGCCGCTGGCGCTGACCGCCGACGCGCTCAAGGTCGCGGTCGCCGAACTCGCCTCCATCTCCGAGCGGCGCATCGAGCAGCTCCTCAACCCGGCGCTCTCGGGACTGCCGGGCTTTCTGACGCCCGAGGGCGGCCTGAGCAGCGGCCTGATGATCGCGCAGTACACCGCCGCCGCCCTGGTCAGCGAGAACAAGGTGCTGGCCCACCCCGCGAGCGTGGACTCAATCCCCACCTCGGCCAATCAGGAGGACCACGTCTCGATGGGCGCGCACGGGGCGCGGCAACTGCGGCAGATCGTGGAGCACGCCCGGACGGTGCTGGGCATCGAGCTGCTGTGCGCGGCGCAGGCGCTGGACTTCCAGCCCCTCGCGGCGGGGCGGGGCGTGCGGGCGGCCCACGAGCGGATTCGGCGGGAGGTGGCCCCGCTGGGAGGGGACCGCTACTACCGCCCGGACCTGCTGCGGCTGCGCGAGCTGGTCACGGGTGGGGACCTGTTGCGGGCCGCGCGGGAGGCCTGA
- a CDS encoding IclR family transcriptional regulator, protein MPRTLSTVDGAVRVLEAFDADHTEWTLSGLARYLGQPTSTLHEHLGTLTASGLLTRVGRGRFRLGWRLLKLSSALYGSVPWYAAAHDAMTALARGTHLLAFVCVLERGDVPRVLCIARSVQGRDGPPVVGETQFELPAHATASGKLLLALHGLPLPMDATPFTPHTLTGPAAWEAEAATTRAARFALSRDEWAPGTSGLAVPLLGPEGEVLAALGVSLPTGRLRGRETLLRRLRDAADEVAWSLGYRAPS, encoded by the coding sequence ATGCCCCGCACCCTCAGCACGGTCGACGGCGCCGTCCGCGTCCTGGAGGCGTTCGACGCCGATCACACGGAGTGGACGCTGAGCGGTCTGGCGCGTTACCTGGGGCAGCCCACCTCGACCCTGCACGAGCACCTGGGAACCCTGACGGCCTCCGGCCTGCTGACGCGGGTGGGGCGGGGCCGCTTCCGACTGGGGTGGCGGCTGCTCAAGCTCTCCAGCGCCCTGTATGGCAGCGTGCCCTGGTACGCCGCCGCCCACGACGCGATGACGGCCCTGGCGCGCGGGACCCACCTCCTCGCCTTCGTCTGCGTGCTGGAGCGGGGGGACGTCCCCCGGGTGCTGTGCATTGCCCGCTCGGTGCAGGGCCGCGACGGTCCCCCGGTCGTCGGCGAGACGCAGTTCGAGCTGCCCGCCCACGCGACCGCGAGCGGCAAGCTGCTCCTCGCCCTGCACGGGCTGCCCCTGCCCATGGACGCCACGCCCTTCACCCCCCACACCCTGACGGGCCCGGCGGCGTGGGAGGCTGAGGCGGCGACCACCCGCGCCGCCCGCTTCGCCCTCAGCCGCGACGAGTGGGCGCCCGGCACGAGCGGCCTGGCCGTGCCCCTGCTCGGCCCGGAGGGGGAGGTCCTCGCCGCCCTGGGCGTGAGCCTGCCCACCGGGCGCCTGCGGGGGCGCGAGACCCTGCTCCGGCGCCTGCGCGACGCGGCGGACGAGGTGGCCTGGAGCCTGGGCTACCGCGCGCCGTCCTGA